The following are encoded in a window of Chthoniobacterales bacterium genomic DNA:
- a CDS encoding nuclear transport factor 2 family protein, whose amino-acid sequence MNYTKLFCILFAFALPVALLAQGNDAAKPNPDLEKAIIKFEHDMSAALTKPDADAAAKMLADSFYAVNPDGTTQGKTQFVADLKSRKFKLESNELDDMKVHVVTADMAIVTYRSTDKGDYDGHDLSGQYRWLDVLAKRNGAWQFIVSQGTKIEAAKK is encoded by the coding sequence ATGAATTACACCAAGCTGTTTTGCATCCTGTTCGCGTTCGCCTTGCCGGTGGCGCTCCTGGCGCAGGGCAATGACGCCGCGAAACCGAACCCCGACCTCGAGAAGGCCATTATCAAGTTCGAGCACGACATGAGCGCCGCGCTCACCAAGCCCGACGCTGACGCTGCCGCGAAAATGCTGGCCGATTCCTTTTACGCCGTGAATCCCGACGGCACCACGCAAGGCAAAACTCAGTTCGTCGCCGATCTGAAATCACGCAAGTTCAAGCTCGAATCAAACGAGCTGGACGACATGAAAGTTCACGTCGTTACGGCCGACATGGCCATCGTCACCTATCGCAGCACCGACAAAGGCGATTACGACGGGCACGATCTGAGCGGCCAATATCGCTGGCTCGATGTGCTCGCGAAGCGGAACGGCGCCTGGCAGTTCATCGTTTCCCAAGGCACAAAAATCGAAGCAGCCAAGAAGTGA
- a CDS encoding four helix bundle protein, with translation MVVHANETRNDKDLVVWKKAIALANAIYELTSKFPGEEKFGLVSQMRRAAVSIPHHATYHTSLP, from the coding sequence ATCGTCGTCCATGCAAACGAGACCCGGAACGACAAAGACTTAGTTGTTTGGAAGAAGGCAATTGCACTGGCGAACGCGATTTATGAACTGACCTCAAAATTTCCTGGCGAAGAGAAATTTGGGCTCGTCTCGCAAATGCGACGCGCTGCCGTCTCCATCCCTCATCACGCTACATATCACACGTCACTTCCCTAA